A segment of the Agarivorans albus genome:
GGGTTCGTGGCGTTGGTTAAAGAAAAATCCACTTCAGCTGTTTAACAGTTTAGGTTTGTATCATCCCATGAAGCCACACCGAGTACAGCGAGTGCTAAGACGGCACTTAATATTAATGGAGTTTTTAATGGATGCCTGCCATTCATGGCAAAGCTTCCTCAATGATCCACAATTAGACTTAGACAAGAAAGCAGCAATAAAGAAGTGGTATTCATGACTAGTCATCAACGACCAATTGTTTTGGTTAGAGGGTTAATTCGAGAGAAACGCCATTGGGGACGATTTCGAGAACTCCTGCAGCAGGCCTTTCCTGAGCGTACAATTGTTAGTTTTAACGTCCCCGGTAATGGCCACTTATATCGCTTAAAAAGTGCAGACAGCGTTTGCCAAATGCGGCAAAGTTTGCGAATTCAACTTCGACTACAAAATGTAGACATTGATTGTGTAGATATCGTTGCCATTTCATTAGGGGGAATGTTGGCCGTAGATTGGGCAAATAAATTTAGTCATGAAGTTAACTCGCTGGTTTTAATTAACTCTTCTAACGCAGCGTTTTCACCGTTTTATAGTCGTTTAAATTGGCGTATTTATCCCTCTTTGCTAAGCGCTATTTTCACTCAAACTACAGTTTCTCGGCAACGAAAAATCATGGCTTTAACCACTAACTTCCCACAACAGCACCAGCAAGTTTTGTGTTCTTGGGTTAGCTGGGCAATGCAGTATCCGGTAAGCCTAGAAAATGCTTATTTGCAACTTAAAGCGGCTGCAGCTTTTAAAGCACCTAATAAGCCCAAACAAGCAATGCTGATCCTAAATAGCCGTAGAGATAAATTAGTTGATTGCAGTTGCAGTGAACTGCTCGCTAAGCGCTGGCAAGCAGATCTTAAACAGCATCCTACCGCAGGGCATGACCTTCCCTTAGATGCGCCGCTATGGACAGTGAAGCAGATTCAGCAATGGCTTAATGCATTAAGCTGCTAATCTTAAAGTCGATGAACTTTCGCTTGGATAAGTTAAGGAATGGTGGTTATGGGTAAATGGTTATTTTGTTTAGGCTTGTTTTCATACTCCGCGATAGCTAATCAGCTAGCGATAGAAGTGATAGAAGGGGCTTACCCCAAACTTACTTTTCGAGTAGAAGCAGCCAAACAACTTGAACTTATACCAATAACAAAGGCAAGTGTTAACGAGCAAGCAGATGCCTTGCAAATAAGCCTACCTGCAAGCAATGCCTGTGTTTACGATAACCTTCAACTATTAAGAGGGCGACTAATAACTATAGAGCTTGCTTGGAACGCCAGCATACAGCAACAAATCAATGTGTTAAGCCAAGACAAACTATGGAAAGACTTTCCTTATCGCGTGTTAGTGCCAAGCTCTAGCACGAGTTGTAAGGTGAAAGACCTTGAATTGCATTTTCCAAGCCTTTCAGCGTTTAGCGGGGGGTGGGGAAGGCTAGAGTTAAATGATAAAACAGGCGTAATTGCACACGGTTTTTTTGTGGTTCAGCAAGTTGGCAATGTTTATATCTTTAACAAGGTAGTTCCTAACCACGTTAAGGCTCAGCAATATTGGTTAAAGTACTACGCACAATAGCAGTGTTGGTGCTGTTTCATTAAAGTGTCATATTAAATTGTGAACACTATGTTTCAATATACAACCAAAACGCCTTAGGTAGCTTTGTTTGAACCAACCGCTAATTCAAGAACCCATCGCTAAGTTAAAAAAACTAAAACGTTACCAATACGAACGTTATGCGGTGCTTTGTCGACTGGCTTATCCGTCGGCTATGCAAGGTATGACTGAGCAGCTTGACAAGTATTTGTATCAAGATGTGTTTGATCGCTGGGGGCGGTCAACAACCCGGGTATTATGGAAAGAGAACAAAGATGAAGTGATAGTTGTTTTTCGAGGGTCAATGAACATATTTGATTGGCTGGTTAATCTTGCTTTTGTTCCACGCAAGTATCAAGCAGGAGAGAGCCACTATCATGTTCATTGGGGCTATTTGCAGCTGTTGGAGCAGTTAAGTTGCGATCCTAATCGGAGCAAAAACAAGTACACCGTGTACCAGCGTCTTGAGGCAATATTATTGCCACTGATGGCACAGGGAAAGCGCATATCGCTCACGGGGCATTCTTCTGGTGGTTGTATGGCAGTATTGGTGGCGGATAGGCTAGAGCGTCAATATCCCAAAAAAGTAAAGCGGGTCGTAACCTTTGGTCAACCCGCAACAGGCTTATGGAACTTTAAAAAACACTACAAATTGCATCGTAAAACTTACCGAATTTGCTGTGACTTAGACATAGTAACCTTTTTACCGCCCTTGCCATTTGTCTATTGGCATGTAGGTAGAATGCTATGGTTACACGATGAGAGAATTTATGAGAATACGCCAACCTGGTATCGGCTAAGTAAGTCTTTGGTTAGTTGGTTGCTATTACCGTTTACTTATCACTACATGCGTAAATACATTCGCAATAAAGACTATTTTGACGAGCACTAAAGTGCTGTAAACAAAGCGGAGTTAGTTAAGAGCCTGCTGCACTACGGTAAGATTGCACCGCGCGGATCCCTTTCTTACTCACATTCACTACTTCAGTTCTTGGCCATCGTCCACAGAGTAAGGTAATAAACTGCTCATCTTCTTTGTAGTAAACGTAGCGCTGTCCTTGGCCTAAGCTACAACAAACGGGTTTGTCATCTAAATAGCTAATGCTAACAAAACCGTCTTCAGAGTTAACACTTGGACACCAATCCTGCGTTGTACCGCCATGGTGGTTGGGTTGTTGGGCTCGCAATACCGACAATACGTCTACGGTGTTAGCTGGGTGAGTTGAAAACCAGTTTAGGTAATCGGAAAAGCTCAATTCTTTGTCGTAAAACTTTGCCAAAGTTACTTTTTGCATTTGCAATATTGCTAATATCATCACCAACAACGCGATGATGAACGGAAAAAGTATTCTATAGAACAAAGTTTGAAACATTGTGCCTGCCGTAAGTATTGTGACCGCGGACGATTCTAACAAAAATGTGATGCATGTCTAATTATTATTCGCCTCAACAATCATTCTTTATAAGCAGCAGCGCTAGCTTATAGACAAACTGAATTTGCAGAAGCACAAATGTTGGTTACAGTTTTGCCAACTGGAGGGTGCTGATGTTACGTAAAATTTTGTTAACGATTATTGTTCTAAGTCTAGTTATTGCTTGGTTTAGTAGTGATTTGATCCGAGCAGTATTCGAAGCAACAGCCTTTTTGGCGGTACTGGTAATGCTAGGTACATCGTTAGTGGGCAAACAGCGTAAATCTAACCATTAGCATTGCTCATGCAGGTTTAGCTTGCCGGTTAGTAGAAAAGCTTAATGATAACTAGTGAGCTCACTGCTATGCAGAACCATAGGCCTAATCCAAGCAATAATGGTTTACTGCCTGCTTGTTGTAAGTTTTTTGCCGTTAAGCCATAGCCGATTAAAAATAAACACACTCCCAACAACTGTTTAGACATCTCAAATAAGCCTTTGTAGACAGCCTCAAACATCGGTACATAGTTGCTGATAAGCATTGCTAAAATGTAGAAGAAAATGAAGTAGGGAATTGATACCTTTCCGTCTTTTTCTTTGAATATTATCGAGCTCATTAAGGCTACAGGGATTATCCATAACGCTCTGGCTAGTTTAACCGTAGTGGCAACGCTAAGGGCTTCATCGCCGTACGCTGCAGCAGCGCCTACAACAGACGAAGTATCGTGAATAGCAATGGCTGCCCAATAACCAAATTGGTTTTGGCTTAACTCTAATATGTGGCCCAGCAATGGGAATAAGAACAAGCCACAAGCATTCAAAATGAACACGGTCGCTAAGGCTAAGGAAATTTGTTTACTATTTGCCTTAATCGCAGGTGCTACCGCGGCAATGGCGCTGCCGCCGCAAATTGCAGTTCCCACCGAGATTAAATAGCCGGTCTTTTTCTCCATACCCACTAACTTAGCGGCAACTAAGCCAACAAATAGGGTAAAAGCGATAGAGCCTACAATTAAACCAAAACCGTGTTGCGTGTATTCAATAGCTTGGGTAATAGAAATACCAAAACCTAAACCGACCACTGAGATAGCTAATAAACGCTTGGTTAAAATAGCAATATCAATGGTTTTAGGTGTTAATCCAAAACTTGCGAAACAAGCTCCAATAACCAGAGCGCCAGGGCCGTTTATGAGAGGCGTAAGGATTACTAAGCAGGTAATTAGGCACAATACATCTGCTTTACTGAGCTGTTTTAGTTTCTCTAACATACTTAATCCTCAACATCAGGCTTAAGTATACGCCGAGCAAGGATTGCATGCATGCGGATTTAGTTGCGAGATAAATTCATAAAACTATCTTAATTGATTGATTTAATGGGGTTATCGGTTTTCATATCAATAATAATGATTATTTTAATTGGTATTATTCATCGAGCTTAAAAGCTAATTTAGCGATAAAATAACTCTTCCTCTATTTGTGGCCGCATCAGTTCTGTCACTCTTTTGCCTTCGGCAATAGCTTCTTCGGCGCGGTGGAAATCCATGATGCCAATATCCCCTAATTTGGGAGACAGCAATATATCTGGTGGATCGCCTGCCATACGGGTGCGGGTTAACCGCTCCTGCATAATATTAATCGAGGTAGACATTACGCCTATCATGCCGGGGGAGCGATTATTGTTTGGCTGCTTGAGGTTACTTAGCATGGAATTAAGAAAATCTTTGCCGCCACCTAACAAGCGCCAAAATGGTTGCTCGTTAGCATTGTTGTTTTGCTCGTTTATTTCTAAGGGATGGTCGGTTAGCGCAATTCGAGATTTATCATTATTAAGATTTACCGCAATAACGATGTCGGCGCCCATAGCTCGGCACAACGATACTGGAACTGGATTAACCACTGCGCCATCTACCAGCCATTGATCTTTTAAACGATAGGGGGCCATTAATCCCGGCATGGCACATGATGCGCGAACAGCGTCTCGTACACTGCCTTTTTGCAACCAAACTTCCTTGCCGGTCTCAAGCTCAGTTGCCACTGCGCCAAATGGAATCGTTAATTGCTCTATGCTGTCGCGACCAATGTATTTTTCTGCAGCGTTAAAGACCTTTTCCCCGGTGAGCAATCCACCACGGTAAAGTGAGAAGTCCATCAAATTGAAAACTTGCCAGCTAGAAAGGCTTAAGGCCCACTCGTTAAGTTTGTCTATTCGTTGGCAAGCATAAGCTGCTCCTACTAAGGCACCGATTGAGCAACCAGATACAATATGTGGGCGGATACCCATATCTTGCAAGGCCATTATTACTCCTAGGTGAGACCAGCCTCTTGCTGCTCCGCTACCCAAAGCTAAGCCAATCTTTAACTCGCCGCTAACTGCCATGATAACTCCATTCAAGCCAACTATTTCGTAAGCCTCATTGTTGCTTAAAAATGCTTAAGTTCATAGTTACTTATGTTGTAGATGCGAGTTGGCTATAGCCAAGTAGGGTACTGATATTTATCAAATATTTTGTAGGAGCCTGATGAACAGTAGTAAGACTTGAACAGTGCGAATTAAAGGAAATTCATTGAAAGTAAAGATGCGAAGAATTTTACTTGGCGCAGAACGCGCGTTTATGTTTTATTATTTATTCTACACATGATGAATAAACCAATAAGCCATGACTAAAAAGAATCCTGTAGGGCGACCTAAAGGCGATAGCCAAGCTAGGAAAAAATTATTAGAGGCTGCCACGCAGCTGTTTGTAAAACACGACTACGACAAAGTATCGATACGCATGGTGGCAAACCAAGCCGAAGTAGACGCGGCACTTATTAGGTATTACTTCGGCTCTAAAGCGCAGCTTTTTGGTGAAATGCTAAAGAATGTATCTGACCCTGTATTTAGTACCCTTCAACATGGGAAACAACACACCGAAGTAAGTGACTTAGCTAAGGTGATGCGCGCTTATTACACCACCATGGTGGACAACCCTTACTTTCCGAAGCTGATATACAAATTGTCCGGGTTACCTAAAGAACACGAAAGCGCTCAGCAACTAAACCTGATGATTGGCAGTTTGGGGCGCTTTAAAAGCAGGGAGTTATTCCAAAAATTGTTAAAAAATAAGTCACTTTTAGATGGCGTAGACCCTGAGATGGCACAGATTAGCTTTTTGAGTTTAATGGTGTTTCCATTTTTGATGCCTGAGCGTTTACTGGAAGCCAATCAAATTGAATTGTCGAAACAAAAATTTTTAAAACTTGCAGATCACAACGTTCAGTTGCTTGAGCGTGGATTGTTTAAACCTAAGGAACATAGTAATGCAGCTCAATAAACCTTGGTTGATTTTTCCTGGCATTGCCATTGGGGTATTTTTTCTGGTCTTGGCTATTGCTACAAAGGAAGTTGCACCGGTAAATGCTCAGCACCAGTCTTCCCGTTTAGTTGAGGTGGTGGGTTTAAAACAGCAAGCTGCTGCTCCTGTAGCGGTGGCTTACGGAAGAGTAGAGCCTAAAACCAGCTGGGAAGCAGTAGCCGAAGTAACCGGTAGTTTGGTTTATCGTCATCCCTTGTTAGAAGAGGGGCGGTTTCTTCCTAAAGGAACCTTGTTACTTAAAATCGACCCGCTTGAATACAGCCTAAAACTGGTTCAGGCAGAGGCCAACTTAAGCGCCAGTAAAACTCAATTGGCTCGACTAAACCAAGAAGAAACCAATCTTAAAGTGAGCTTAGATATCGAACGTCAGCGAGCTTTGTTGGTAGATGAAGAGTATAAACGTAAGCAAAAGCTTAAAGCGCAAAATCTTATTTCTAGCTCAGAGTTAGAAAACCAAAAACAAAACGTACTCATTCAAAACAATGTGGTTCAAGAGCTTGAGAATGCCCTACAGCTTATCCCCGATGATAGACGCGTTGCCGAAGCACAACTCGCGGTGGAAGAGGCCAAACTTGAAGATGCCCAACGGCAACTGAGCAAAACAGAAATCGTGCTGCCTTTTGATGCCAAAATTGCAGAAGTAAATATTGAAACTGAGCAGGTGGTTAACTTGCAATCGGTAATGGTAGTGGCGCAGAAACTGGATGTAATGGTAGCCGATGTGCAGCTATCGTTAAACGACATGCGTCATTTGGTTAGCAGCGTTCAGCACTATCAAAATGCTTTGGGTTTACCTTCAATCGATGAGTTGGAGTTTGAAGCTTCTGTGAGTCTAGTGGCGTCCGGTATTGAGTACCGCTGGCCCGCTACGGTCACTCGCGTTGCTGAGGCGGTGAGTGTAGAACAAGCCACTGTTGGTATGTTTTTAGAAGTTGCACAAAATATTGCAGAAATGGATTTAGCCCAGCAAATCCCGCTTACTAAAGGTATGTATGTGCAAGCAACCATTAAGGGTTATCCGCAACAGCACTATGTGGTGCCAGAACGCGCTTTGCATGGCAGCAATATTTACCTCATGGATGACCAAGACAAACTTCGCATAATCCCAATTACTGTGTTGTTTAGGACTGAACAAGGAGTGGCTATCAGTGGCGAGATTAGCAGTGGACAGATGCTAATTCTTAATGATCTTATCCCTGCAGTAGAGGGAATGAGTTTGCGATTAGAGGACGCGACGAATGCTTAATTATTTTATTCGCCATCCTACTCTAGCAAACCTTGTAATGGTGAGTTTTATACTTCTCGGCTTAACTAGCCTTAGTACCTTAAAGCGTGAAACCTTTCCCGAGTTTACCAATCCCTTCATTATCGCAACGGTGGTGTACCCTGGTGCGTCACCTAGTGAAGTGGAAGAAAGTTTATGTATGCGAATGGAAGACGCAGTTGATGGCTTATCAAGTATTGAAGAAACCCGCTGTGAAGCAATTGAAGGCCTTGGTTCGTTAGTTGTAAAGCTTGATGGTAATGCCGATGTAGGGCGAATGCTGGTTGATATTCAAACCGAAATAAATGCAATTAAGGATTTCCCAGAGCAAATTGAACCGCCCGTAGTAAAAGAAATGGATTGGGCCGAGCCAGTTGTCGATATCGCAATAAGTGCGCCAGCATCTTGGCCTGATTTAAAAGCTTACGCAGAAGAGCTTAAACATATCCTAAAGGTTGATTACGGCGTAGCGATGGTAAGCGTGAGTGGATTTTCGGATCATCAGTTACGCGTTGAGCTAGACCACACAGCGCTGCGCAGGTTAAACCTTAGCGTGAATGATGTAGCTAGTACCATTAGCCAGCAAAACATAAATTTGCCAGCTGGCACCATTGAACTTACCGATAAAAATTTGTTAATTCGATTTGACCAGCGTAAGCGAGACCCTGTTGCGTTGGCTAAAACGGTGATCGCCTCAGATAACAATGGCAGCGTGGTGTACCTTGGTGATATAGCGACTATCAGTGATAGATTTGAGTTAGACGAAGAAAAAATCCTCTTTAACAACCTTCCATCTGCGGTACTTAAAATAAGCAAAAACAAAGCAGATGATGCCTTGCGAATTAAGCAGTCTGTTCAGCAGTTTGTTGATGACCAGCGCCTTATTACGCCGGAGGGAGTGAGCTTAACCCTTACCAACGATATGTCTTCTCTATTGAGCGATCGTCTAAACATGATGCTCAAAAATGGATGGCAAGGGATTATCTTGGTCTTTTTGAGCATGTGGTTGTTTTTCTCGCTGCGTTACTCATTTTGGATTGCAGCTGGATTACCGGTAGCCTTTATGGGCGGATTGTTTTTAATGTCGGTGTTTGGACTGTCAATCAACATCATGACGCTAGTGGGCTTGCTTATGGCCATTGGTATCATGATGGATGACGCGATTGTGATTGCAGAATCCATTGCCGCGCATTTAGAACGTGGATTAAGCGCTGACCAAGCAGTAGTAAAAGGCGTTAAAAAAGCCGCACCCGGGGTTATCTCGTCGTTCTTCACCACCATTTTTGTACTGGGAAGCTTGATGTGGTTAGACGGTCAAATGGGGGCTGTGTTAAGCGTGGTTCCCATGGCCTTGTTATTGGTGCTATGCATTAGTTTGGTAGAAGCATTTTTAATTTTGCCTAATCACCTTCGTCATACTTTGCAGCACAAAGGAATTGAACGGCCTACTAGCGGGTTTAAAGCTAAATTTTTAAATGCTTTTGAAAACTTCCGGCTTAACAAGCTAGTTCCGGCAGTCGCCTTTGTAGTGAAATGGCGTTATGTCTCGCTAGGAGCAACGTTTGGTTTATTGTTGTTATCTTTTTCACTAGTGATTAGTGGTTTAGTCAAATTTACCGCCTTTCCAGAGTTAGATGGCGATATTGCAGAGGCAAGGATCATCCTTCCTCCTGGGTCGAGTTTGAGCCAAACGGAGACGCTAGTTACTGAAATCGTAAATGCAGCGCAACAAGTTGGAGAAAGGTTCACCCAAGATAACAACGAACCTCAGACGCTTATTCACGATATTACTGCGCAATACAACTTTAATGCCGATGCAGGCGAGTCGGGCCCGCATGTCGCTACTGTGCGCCTTGATTTACTCTCGGCAGAAGTTCGCAATAGTTATATCGAAGATTTTATCGCGGCTTGGCGCGAGCAAGTTGGCGAGCAAGCTTTACCTTTAGCGTTGGCGTTTACTCAACCGACGATGGGGCCGGCAGGGCGGGCGATTGAAGTTCGTTTGCAGCACTCAAATCTAGATACACTAAAGTCCGCTTCTGTTGAACTACAAGCTTACTTGGGCAAGTTTCAGGGTGTGAATAGCATCTTAGATGATATGCGACCTGGCAAAGAAGAGGTGGTTATCTCTCTTCGAGGTGGTGCAGAGTCATTTATGGTTAATGGCCAAATGGTTGCTGAGCAGTTGCGCGCTTCTTACCAAGGAGTCATTGCCGACGAGTTTCAAATTGGCCCAGAAAATATGCAAATAGACGTAAGGCTTAACAAGCAACAGTCCGGAAGCTTGCAAGCCTTAGCGAATTTTCCAATTGTGTTAGCCGATGGACAGCAAGTGCCGTTATCGTCTATTGCAAACATTGAATATCAGCGCGCTTATGTACGCATTCAACGAATTAACAGTTTGCGCACCGTGACAGTAATGGCAGATGTTGATACCCGAGTTGCCAACACCAACGAGGTGATGCAACTGGTACAAAAAACCTTTTTGCCTGAGCTTCAAAAACAGTTCCCGGGCTTACGGGTAGATTTTGAAGGTGAAGCTAAAGAGAGCGCTAAAGTAGGGGCTTCTTTAAGCAAAAGCTTTGCTATTGGCATATTTGGTGTATTTGCTATTTTGAGTTTTCAGTTCAGAAGTTACTTAGAACCGGTAGTGGTGCTTACGGTGATTCCCATGGCCCTAATTGGGGTTTTGTGGGGGCATTTTTTATTGGGCCACAACCTAAGCATGCCCTCAATACTCGGGTTTATCTCCCTAGCGGGTATTGTGACTAACGATTCAATATTGCTGGTGCAGTATATCCGTTATCATTTAGATGAGGGCGACGATGTTTATCAAGCAGTAGTGAATGCAAGTAAAGAGCGCTTTAGGGCAGTGTTTTTAACCTCTTTAACTACAGCTGCAGGTTTGTTGCCTTTATTGCTGGAAACCAGCTTGCAAGCTCAAGTTGTGCAACCAATTGTGGTGTCGATAGTATTTGGCATTATTGCTTCCACTATGATGGTGTTATTTATTATTCCGGCAGCTTATGCGGTATTAGCCGATTGGAACTTGGTGCATAAACACAAATCGCTGCAACATGAATAAGGCCTAATACTGAAGATGAGAACCTAGCAGGGCTTAATTGGTGCTAAGTAAACTTTTAACTCAAAGACTGGATATATATCCAGTCTTTGAGTTAAGCTAAGCGCAGTTAGTTTAGGAGTTTATGCAGTGATCGCTACCATTAAAGGTATCTTAGAAGAAAAAGTCCCCCCCTTTGTTTTAATTGATGTGGCTGGAGTAGGCTACGAAATTCAACTACCTATGAATTGCTTTTACCAGCTACCTGAGCTGGGCGAGTCGGTACGCTTGTTGACTCACTTCATCGTACGAGAAGATGCTCAACTGCTTTATGGCTTTCATGATAAAGCTTCACGCTCTTTGTTTAGAGAGTTGATAAAAGTAAATGGCATTGGCCCTAAAGTAGCATTAGCTATTTTATCTGGTTTAAGTTGTGAGCAGTTTGTGTTTGCGGTTAAACATGAAGATCTATCGAGCCTAGTGAAAGTGCCGGGTATTGGTAAAAAAACTGCTGAGCGTTTATTGGTAGAAATGAAAGACCGCTTGAAAAACTGGAATGTAGAACTTCCAGAAACGCCAATTAGTGATAGCCTAAGTAGCCATGGCGATTTACCTTTACAAGCAAATGTAGATCCAAGAGATGAAGCCATCGCTGCACTAGAGTCTTTGGGTTACAAAGGTAATCAAGCCGATAAGTTGGTTAAACAAGTGTGGACCAGCGGAATGAGTAGTGAAGAGCTAATTAGAGAAGCCTTAAAAGCGGCACTGTAACAAAGGTAATTTTGATGATTGAAGCTGACCGTTTGGTAGCAGCCACACCAGTAACTGAAGAAGAGAGTGTAGATCGAGCTATTAGACCCAAAAAGCTTGAAGATTACACCGGTCAAGACGCGGTTGTAGAGCAGTTAGAAATTTTTATTGAGGCTGCTCGTCGTCGTGACGATGCTTTAGATCATTTGCTCATTTTCGGCCCACCTGGCTTAGGTAAAACCACCTTGGCTAATATTGTGGCTAACGAGTTAGAGGTGAATATCAAAACTACCTCTGGC
Coding sequences within it:
- a CDS encoding alpha/beta fold hydrolase — translated: MTSHQRPIVLVRGLIREKRHWGRFRELLQQAFPERTIVSFNVPGNGHLYRLKSADSVCQMRQSLRIQLRLQNVDIDCVDIVAISLGGMLAVDWANKFSHEVNSLVLINSSNAAFSPFYSRLNWRIYPSLLSAIFTQTTVSRQRKIMALTTNFPQQHQQVLCSWVSWAMQYPVSLENAYLQLKAAAAFKAPNKPKQAMLILNSRRDKLVDCSCSELLAKRWQADLKQHPTAGHDLPLDAPLWTVKQIQQWLNALSC
- a CDS encoding lipase family protein; the encoded protein is MNQPLIQEPIAKLKKLKRYQYERYAVLCRLAYPSAMQGMTEQLDKYLYQDVFDRWGRSTTRVLWKENKDEVIVVFRGSMNIFDWLVNLAFVPRKYQAGESHYHVHWGYLQLLEQLSCDPNRSKNKYTVYQRLEAILLPLMAQGKRISLTGHSSGGCMAVLVADRLERQYPKKVKRVVTFGQPATGLWNFKKHYKLHRKTYRICCDLDIVTFLPPLPFVYWHVGRMLWLHDERIYENTPTWYRLSKSLVSWLLLPFTYHYMRKYIRNKDYFDEH
- a CDS encoding YeiH family protein, which translates into the protein MLEKLKQLSKADVLCLITCLVILTPLINGPGALVIGACFASFGLTPKTIDIAILTKRLLAISVVGLGFGISITQAIEYTQHGFGLIVGSIAFTLFVGLVAAKLVGMEKKTGYLISVGTAICGGSAIAAVAPAIKANSKQISLALATVFILNACGLFLFPLLGHILELSQNQFGYWAAIAIHDTSSVVGAAAAYGDEALSVATTVKLARALWIIPVALMSSIIFKEKDGKVSIPYFIFFYILAMLISNYVPMFEAVYKGLFEMSKQLLGVCLFLIGYGLTAKNLQQAGSKPLLLGLGLWFCIAVSSLVIIKLFY
- the rssA gene encoding patatin-like phospholipase RssA; the protein is MAVSGELKIGLALGSGAARGWSHLGVIMALQDMGIRPHIVSGCSIGALVGAAYACQRIDKLNEWALSLSSWQVFNLMDFSLYRGGLLTGEKVFNAAEKYIGRDSIEQLTIPFGAVATELETGKEVWLQKGSVRDAVRASCAMPGLMAPYRLKDQWLVDGAVVNPVPVSLCRAMGADIVIAVNLNNDKSRIALTDHPLEINEQNNNANEQPFWRLLGGGKDFLNSMLSNLKQPNNNRSPGMIGVMSTSINIMQERLTRTRMAGDPPDILLSPKLGDIGIMDFHRAEEAIAEGKRVTELMRPQIEEELFYR
- a CDS encoding TetR/AcrR family transcriptional regulator — encoded protein: MTKKNPVGRPKGDSQARKKLLEAATQLFVKHDYDKVSIRMVANQAEVDAALIRYYFGSKAQLFGEMLKNVSDPVFSTLQHGKQHTEVSDLAKVMRAYYTTMVDNPYFPKLIYKLSGLPKEHESAQQLNLMIGSLGRFKSRELFQKLLKNKSLLDGVDPEMAQISFLSLMVFPFLMPERLLEANQIELSKQKFLKLADHNVQLLERGLFKPKEHSNAAQ
- a CDS encoding efflux RND transporter periplasmic adaptor subunit, whose product is MQLNKPWLIFPGIAIGVFFLVLAIATKEVAPVNAQHQSSRLVEVVGLKQQAAAPVAVAYGRVEPKTSWEAVAEVTGSLVYRHPLLEEGRFLPKGTLLLKIDPLEYSLKLVQAEANLSASKTQLARLNQEETNLKVSLDIERQRALLVDEEYKRKQKLKAQNLISSSELENQKQNVLIQNNVVQELENALQLIPDDRRVAEAQLAVEEAKLEDAQRQLSKTEIVLPFDAKIAEVNIETEQVVNLQSVMVVAQKLDVMVADVQLSLNDMRHLVSSVQHYQNALGLPSIDELEFEASVSLVASGIEYRWPATVTRVAEAVSVEQATVGMFLEVAQNIAEMDLAQQIPLTKGMYVQATIKGYPQQHYVVPERALHGSNIYLMDDQDKLRIIPITVLFRTEQGVAISGEISSGQMLILNDLIPAVEGMSLRLEDATNA
- a CDS encoding efflux RND transporter permease subunit; its protein translation is MLNYFIRHPTLANLVMVSFILLGLTSLSTLKRETFPEFTNPFIIATVVYPGASPSEVEESLCMRMEDAVDGLSSIEETRCEAIEGLGSLVVKLDGNADVGRMLVDIQTEINAIKDFPEQIEPPVVKEMDWAEPVVDIAISAPASWPDLKAYAEELKHILKVDYGVAMVSVSGFSDHQLRVELDHTALRRLNLSVNDVASTISQQNINLPAGTIELTDKNLLIRFDQRKRDPVALAKTVIASDNNGSVVYLGDIATISDRFELDEEKILFNNLPSAVLKISKNKADDALRIKQSVQQFVDDQRLITPEGVSLTLTNDMSSLLSDRLNMMLKNGWQGIILVFLSMWLFFSLRYSFWIAAGLPVAFMGGLFLMSVFGLSINIMTLVGLLMAIGIMMDDAIVIAESIAAHLERGLSADQAVVKGVKKAAPGVISSFFTTIFVLGSLMWLDGQMGAVLSVVPMALLLVLCISLVEAFLILPNHLRHTLQHKGIERPTSGFKAKFLNAFENFRLNKLVPAVAFVVKWRYVSLGATFGLLLLSFSLVISGLVKFTAFPELDGDIAEARIILPPGSSLSQTETLVTEIVNAAQQVGERFTQDNNEPQTLIHDITAQYNFNADAGESGPHVATVRLDLLSAEVRNSYIEDFIAAWREQVGEQALPLALAFTQPTMGPAGRAIEVRLQHSNLDTLKSASVELQAYLGKFQGVNSILDDMRPGKEEVVISLRGGAESFMVNGQMVAEQLRASYQGVIADEFQIGPENMQIDVRLNKQQSGSLQALANFPIVLADGQQVPLSSIANIEYQRAYVRIQRINSLRTVTVMADVDTRVANTNEVMQLVQKTFLPELQKQFPGLRVDFEGEAKESAKVGASLSKSFAIGIFGVFAILSFQFRSYLEPVVVLTVIPMALIGVLWGHFLLGHNLSMPSILGFISLAGIVTNDSILLVQYIRYHLDEGDDVYQAVVNASKERFRAVFLTSLTTAAGLLPLLLETSLQAQVVQPIVVSIVFGIIASTMMVLFIIPAAYAVLADWNLVHKHKSLQHE
- the ruvA gene encoding Holliday junction branch migration protein RuvA codes for the protein MIATIKGILEEKVPPFVLIDVAGVGYEIQLPMNCFYQLPELGESVRLLTHFIVREDAQLLYGFHDKASRSLFRELIKVNGIGPKVALAILSGLSCEQFVFAVKHEDLSSLVKVPGIGKKTAERLLVEMKDRLKNWNVELPETPISDSLSSHGDLPLQANVDPRDEAIAALESLGYKGNQADKLVKQVWTSGMSSEELIREALKAAL